The following coding sequences are from one Prionailurus viverrinus isolate Anna chromosome D2, UM_Priviv_1.0, whole genome shotgun sequence window:
- the LZTS2 gene encoding leucine zipper putative tumor suppressor 2 isoform X2 — MAIVQTLPVPLEPTPEATTAPQPPAMGSVSSLISGRPCPGGPAPPRHHGPSGPTFFRQQDGLLRGGYEAQEPLCPAVPPRKAVPGTSFTYINEDFRTESPPSPSSDLEDAREQRARNAHLRGPPPKLIPVSGKLEKNMEKILIRPTAFKPVLPKPRGAPSLPSFLGPRAAGLSGSQGSLTQLFGGPASSSSSSSSSAADKPLALSGWASGCPSGTLSDSGRNSLSSLPTYSTGGAEPANGSPGGHLPSHGPGRGALPGPARGAPTGPSHSDSGRSSSSKSTGSLGGRVAGGLLGSGARASPDSGSCGERSPPPPPPPPPPSDEALLHCVLEGKLRDREAELQQLRDSLDESEAYEDRQRHWPREREALREDGAAQAQRAQRAQQLLQLQVFQLQQEKRQLQDDFAQLLQEREQLERRCATFEREQRELGPRLEETKWEVCQKSGEISLLKQQLKESQAELVQKGSELVALRVALREARAALRVSEGRARGLQEAARARELELEACSQELQRHRQEAERLREKAGQLDTEAAGLREPPAPPATADPFLLAESDEAKVQRAAAGVGGSLRAQVERLRAELQRERRRGEEQRDSFEGERLAWQAEKEQVIRYQKQLQHNYIQMYRRNRQLEQELQQLSLELEARELADLGLAEPAPCICLEEITATEI, encoded by the exons ATGGCCATTGTGCAGACTCTGCCAGTGCCACTGGAGCCCACTCCTGAGGCCACCACTGCCCCACAACCTCCAGCCATGGGCAGCGTGAGCAGCCTCATCTCAGGCCGGCCCTGCCCTGGGGGGCCAGCTCCTCCCCGCCACCACGGACCCTCTGGGCCCACCTTCTTCCGCCAGCAGGATGGCCTGCTACGGGGTGGCTATGAGGCACAGGAGCCACTGTGCCCAGCTGTGCCCCCTAGGAAGGCCGTCCCTGGTACCAGCTTCACCTACATCAACGAGGACTTCCGGACAGAGTCACCCCCCAGCCCGAGCAGTGACCTTGAGGATGCCCGAGAGCAGCGGGCACGCAATGCCCATCTCCGCGGCCCCCCACCCAAGCTCATCCCTGTCTCTGGAAAGCTGGAGAAG AACATGGAGAAAATCCTGATCCGCCCAACAGCCTTCAAGCCAGTGCTGCCCAAACCTCGAGGGGCACCATCCCTACCTAGCTTCCTGGGTCCTCGGGCCGCCGGACTGTCTGGGAGCCAGGGCAGCCTAACACAGCTGTTTGGGGGCCCTGCctcgtcctcctcttcctcctcctcctcggctGCCGACAAACCCCTGGCACTGAGTGGCTGGGCCAGTGGCTGCCCATCGGGGACACTGTCTGACTCCGGCCGAAATTCACTGTCCAGCCTGCCCACCTACAGCACCGGGGGTGCAGAGCCAGCCAACGGCTCCCCAGGCGGGCACCTGCCCTCCCACGGCCCCGGGCGGGGGGCACTGCCGGGTCCAGCCCGAGGGGCCCCTACTGGGCCCTCCCACTCGGACAGTGGTCGGTCTTCCTCCAGCAAGAGCACAGGCTCCCTGGGAGGCCGTGTGGCTGGGGGGCTCTTGGGCAGCGGTGCCCGGGCCTCCCCTGACAGCGGCTCCTGTGGGGAGCGctctccgcccccgcccccacccccgccacccccttCGGATGAGGCCCTGCTGCACTGTGTCCTGGAAGGAAAGCTCCGAGACCGTGAGGCAGAGCTGCAGCAGCTGCGGGACAGTCTGGACGAGAGTGAG GCTTACGAGGACCGGCAGCGGCACTGGCCGCGGGAGCGCGAGGCCCTGCGGGAGGACGGTGCAGCCCAGGCACAGCGGGCACAGCGAGCCCAACAGCTGCTGCAGCTGCAGGTATTCCAGCTGCAGCAGGAGAAGCGGCAGCTGCAGGACGACTTTGCACAGCTGCTGCAGGAACGGGAGCAGCTGGAGCGGCGCTGCGCCACCTTCGAGCGGGAGCAGCGGGAGCTCGGGCCGAGGCTCGAGGAGACCAAGTGGGAG GTGTGCCAGAAGTCAGGCGAGATCTCCCTGCTGAAGCAGCAACTGAAGGAGTCTCAGGCGGAGCTGGTGCAGAAAGGCAGCGAGCTGGTGGCACTGCGGGTGGCGCTGCGAGAAGCCCGAGCCGCACTACGGGTCAGTGAGGGCCGGGCGCGGGGCCTGCAGGAGGCGGCCCGGGCTcgggagctggagctggaggccTGTTCCCAGGAGCTGCAGCGGCACCGCCAGGAGGCCGAGCGGCTGCGAGAGAAAGCCGGCCAGTTGGACACCGAGGCCGCCGGACTCCGGGAACCCCCCGCGCCACCTGCCACCGCCGACCCCTTCCTCCTGGCGGAGAGCGACGAGGCCAAGGTGCAGCGGGCAGCGGCCGGGGTCGGGGGCAGCCTGCGGGCCCAGGTGGAGAGGCTGCGGGCAGAGCTGCAGCGGGAGCGGCGGCGGGGCGAGGAGCAGCGGGACAGCTTCGAGGGCGAGCGGCTGGCCTGGCAGGCGGAGAAGGAGCAGGTGATCCGCTACCAGAAGCAGCTGCAGCACAACTACATCCAGATGTACCGGCGCAACCGGCAGCTGGAGCAGGAGCTGcagcagctcagcctggagctggAGGCTCGGGAGCTCGCCGACCTGGGCCTGGCCGAGCCGGCCCCCTGCATCTGCCTGGAGGAGATCACCGCCACCGAAATCTAG
- the LOC125147617 gene encoding vegetative cell wall protein gp1-like — translation MMMGSPGRPQRSTGAPPGSSPRAATRSRPARPRLRGAPSPAGPRPARVGGAARGRGRRGVPAPGADTRRHPASREADQAHAGAAPGDPGSPSPRAPTPRAGRLRTRPRPRVTLYPYPGPGASGSWSLFEHKGPGAKAAALPPPLLRSKPPPQDTLSGFGVQSETPRVGCPSPAPTPATGTLRPRMSRGPRLVPGLPPTPSGWWRNIWTCGGGATWRRIRDKGTTNMFG, via the exons ATGATGATGGGAT CCCCGGGCCGCCCCCAGCGCTCCACAGGCGCGCCGCCCGGCTCCAGCCCGCGCGCGGCCACTCGGagccgcccggcccggccccgcctccGCGGCGCCCCTAGCCCGGCCGGCCCCCGTCCGGCCCGAGTGGGCGGCGCAGCGCGGGGGAGGGGTCGGAGGGGCGTCCCCGCCCCGGGCGCGGACACGCGCAGGCACCCCGCGTCACGCGAGGCCGACCAGGCGCACGCGGGGGCTGCGCCGGGGGACCCAGGATCCCCGTCCCCCCGCGCCCCCACTCCGAGAGCCGGTCGGCTCAGGACTCGGCCGCGGCCGCGGGTCACCCTCTACCCCTACCCGGGCCCCGGGGCCAGCGGCAGCTGGTCATTGTTCGAGCACAAAGGGCCGGGCGCCAAGGCGGCCGCCCTTCCCCCTCCGCTTCTTCGGTCGAAGCCTCCCCCGCAAGACACACTCTCGGGCTTCGGAGTCCAGAGCGAGACGCCGAGGGtcggctgcccctcccccgccccaaccccTGCTACCGGGACCCTGCGCCCCAGGATGAGTCGGGGGCCGAGGCTCGTGCcgggcctgccccccacccccagcggtTGGTGGAGGAATATTTGGACTTGCGGAGGCGGCGCCACCTGGCGGCGCATTCG GGATAAGGGCACCACGAACATGTTCGGGTGA
- the SEMA4G gene encoding semaphorin-4G, whose amino-acid sequence MWGRLWPLFLSFLTASAVPGPSLRRPSRELDAIPRMTIPYEELSRTRHFKGQAQNYSTLLLEESSARLLVGARGALFSLNARDIGDGAHKEIHWEASPEMQSKCHQKGKNNQTECFNHVRFLQRLNATHFYACGTHAFQPLCAAIDAEAFTLPTSFEEGKEKCPYDPARGFTGLIIDGGLYTATRYEFRSIPDIRRSRHPHSLRTEEAPMHWLNDAEFVFSVLVRESEASTVGDDDKVYYFFTERATDEGPSSFTQSRNSHRVARVARVCKGDLGGKKILQKKWTSFLKARLVCHIPQYEMLRGVCSLDTDTSARTHFYAAFTLTTQWKTLEASAICRYDLAEVQAVFAGPYMEYQDGARRWGRYEGGVPEPRPGSCITDSLRTRGYNSSQDLPSLVLDFVKLHPLMARPVVPTRGRPLLLKRSVRYTHLTGTPVTTPAGPTYDLLFLGTADGWIHKAVVLGSGMHIIEETQVFKEPQSVENLVISPMQHSLYVGAPSGVIQLPLSSCSRYRSCYDCILARDPYCGWDPSTHSCIITNRSQGSRTALIQDIERGNRGCEGNKDTGPPPPLRTRSVLRGDDVLLPCDQPSNLARALWLLNGSMGLNDGQHGYRVGVDGLLVTNIQPEHSGNYGCYAEENGLRTLLASYSLTVRPATPAPAPQAPAVPGAQLAPDVRLLYVLAIAALGGLCLILASSLLYVACLQGGRRGRRRKYSLGRAGRAGGSAVQLQTVSGQCPGEEDEGDDGEGAGGLEGGCLQIIPGEGAPAPPPPPPPPPPAELTNGLVALPSRLRRMNGNSYVLLRQSNNGVPAGPCSFAEELSRILEKRKHTQLVEHLDESSV is encoded by the exons AGCTCTCCAGGACCCGGCACTTCAAGGGCCAAGCCCAGAACTACTCAACGCTGCTGCTGGAGGAGTCTTCAGCAAGACTGCTGGTTGGAGCCCGAggtgccctcttctctctcaatGCCCGTGACATAGGAGATGGGGCTCACAAAGAG ATCCACTGGGAGGCCTCCCCAGAGATGCAAAGCAAATGCCatcaaaaagggaaaaacaaccaG aCGGAGTGCTTCAACCACGTGCGATTCCTTCAGCGACTCAATGCCACCCACTTCTATGCATGCGGGACTCACGCCTTCCAGCCTCTCTGTGCAGCCATT GATGCTGAGGCCTTCACCTTGCCAACAAGCtttgaggaggggaaggagaagtgTCCTTATGACCCAGCCCGTGGCTTCACAGGCCTCATCATCG ATGGAGGCCTCTACACAGCCACACGGTATGAATTCCGGAGCATCCCTGACATCCGCCGAAGCCGCCACCCGCACTCCTTGAGGACTGAGGAGGCTCCGATGCACTGGCTCAATG ATGCTGAGTTTGTGTTCTCCGTCCTGGTACGGGAGAGTGAGGCCAGTACGGTGGGCGATGACGACAAGGTTTACTACTTCTTCACGGAGCGGGCCACTGACGAGGGCCCCAGCAGCTTCACTCAGAGCCGCAACAGCCACCGTGTGGCCCGTGTGGCCCGTGTGTGCAAG GGAGACCTAGGAGGAAAGAAGATCTTGCAGAAGAAGTGGACCTCCTTCTTAAAGGCGCGTCTAGTCTGCCACATTCCACAGTATGAGATGCTACGTGGTGTCTGCAGCCTGGACACGGACACCTCAGCACGCACACACTTCTATGCGGCCTTCACGCTGACCACACAGTG GAAGACCCTAGAGGCCTCAGCCATCTGCCGCTACGACCTGGCCGAGGTGCAGGCTGTCTTCGCAGGTCCCTACATGGAATACCAGGACGGTGCCCGGCGCTGGGGCCGCTATGAGGGTGGGGTGCCGGAGCCCCGGCCCGGCTCA tgcatCACAGATTCATTGCGCACTCGCGGCTACAACTCATCCCAGGATTTGCCATCCCTCGTCTTGGACTTCGTGAAGTTGCACCCACTAATGGCTCGGCCCGTGGTGCCCACACGAGGACGGCCCCTGCTGCTCAAGCGCAGTGTGCGCTATACACACCTCACAGGGACGCCTGTCACCACGCCTGCCGGACCCACCTATGACCTGCTCTTTCTGGGCACAG CTGATGGCTGGATCCACAAGGCCGTGGTGCTGGGTTCTGGGATGCACATTATCGAAGAGACACAAGTGTTCAAGGAGCCCCAGTCTGTGGAAAATCTGGTCATCTCTCCAATGCAG CACAGCCTTTACGTGGGGGCCCCTAGTGGTGTCATCCAGCTACCACTGTCGAGCTGCTCCCGCTACCGCTCCTGCTATGACTGCATCCTGGCCCGGGACCCCTACTGTGGCTGGGACCCCAGCACCCATTCCTGCATCATAACCAACAGGTCCCAGGGTAGCAG GACAGCACTGATACAGGACATAGAGAGAGGAAACCGAGGCTGTGAAGGCAACAAGGACACAG GGCCACCACCACCACTGAGAACCCGCTCTGTCCTCCGAGGTGACGATGTTCTCCTGCCCTGTGACCAGCCATCCAACCTGGCCCGGGCCTTGTGGCTGCTCAATGGGAGCATGGGCCTGAATGACGGACAGCATGGCTACCGCGTGGGCGTGGATGGGCTGCTGGTGACAAACATACAGCCTGAGCACAGTGGCAACTATGGCTGCTATGCTGAGGAGAATGGCCTCCGCACCCTGCTGGCCTCCTACAGCCTCACAGTCCGGCCAGCCACTCCTGCCCCAGCTCCACAAGCCCCTGCCGTGCCCGGGGCACAGCTGGCACCTGACGTGAGGCTACTGTATGTGCTAGCCATCGCTGCGCTTGGCGGCCTCTGCCTCATCctggcttcctccctcctctaTGTGGCCTGTCTTCAGGGAGGCAGACGAGGGCGTCGAAGGAAATACTCTCTGGGTCGGGCTGGCCGGGCAGGGGGCTCTGCTGTGCAGCTGCAGACAGTTTCAGGCCAATGTCCTGGAGAGGAAGACGAGGGTGAtgatggggagggggctgggggcctggaagGTGGCTGCCTCCAGATCATCCCTGGGGagggagccccagccccaccgCCTCCGCCGCCCCCACCGCCACCGGCCGAGCTGACCAACGGGCTGGTGGCCCTACCCAGCCGGCTGCGCAGGATGAACGGCAACAGCTACGTGCTCCTGAGGCAGAGCAACAACGGAGTGCCAGCAGGGCCCTGCTCATTTGCTGAGGAGCTCAGCCGCATCCTGGagaagaggaaacacacacaGCTTGTAGAGCACCTGGACGAGAGCTCTGTCTGA
- the TWNK gene encoding twinkle mtDNA helicase, whose amino-acid sequence MWVLLRGGYPLRILLPLRGEWMGRRGLPRSLAPGPPRRRYRKEALPALEVPVLPVTATEIRQYLRARGIPFQDGHSCLRAPSPFVKALPLKDQNGATASFSLFIDKTTGRFLCMTSLAEGSWEDFQASVEGRGDGAREGVLLSEAPEVEDSEEVRRIWDRAVPLWELPEPEEAQLARVMFGLTRVTDDTLRRFNVRYLRPARSLVFPWLSPGGLGLRGLKLLGAEGQGDGVHYKETTIPRPGVYRNLFGLPLISRRDVEVVLTSRELDSLALNQSTGLPTLALPRGTACLPPALLPYLEQFRRIVLWLGDDLRSWEAAKLFARKLNPKRCSLVRPGDRQPRPLEALNRGLSLSRILRTALPAWHKSIVSFRQLREEVLGELSNVEQAAGIRWNRFPDLNRLLKGHRKGELTVFTGPTGSGKTTFISEYALDLCTQGVNTLWGSFEISNVRLARVMLTQFAVGRLEEQLDKYDEWADRFEDLPLYFMTFHGQQSIRTVIDTMQHAVYVYDICHVVIDNLQFMMGHEPLSTDRIAAQDYIVGAFRKFATDNSCHVTLVIHPRKEDDDKELQTASIFGSAKASQEADNVLILQDRKLVTGPGKRYLQVSKNRFDGDVGVFPLEFNKSSLTFSIPPKSKARLKKVKDDNGLATKKPSSGKKGAVPQNSETCLDQAHQPCHPDPSKPSR is encoded by the exons ATGTGGGTACTCCTTCGAGGTGGGTACCCCCTCCGTATCCTGCTGCCGCTGCGTGGGGAGTGGATGGGTCGCAGGGGCCTGCCCAGAAGCCTGGCCCCAGGCCCTCCTCGAAGACGGTACAGGAAGGAGGCTCTCCCAGCCTTGGAGGTACCAGTGTTGCCTGTAACTGCAACTGAAATCCGCCAATATTTGCGGGCACGTGGGATCCCCTTCCAAGATGGCCACAGCTGCCTGCGGGCACCCAGCCCCTTTGTAAAGGCCTTGCCGCTCAAGGACCAGAATGGTGCTACTGCTTCCTTCAGCCTCTTCATTGACAAGACCACAGGCCGCTTTCTCTGCATGACCAGTCTAGCAGAGGGGAGCTGGGAAGACTTCCAGGCCAGTGTGGAGGGACGAGGAGATGGGGCCAGAGAGGGGGTCCTGCTCAGTGAGGCCCCAGAAGTGGAGGACAGTGAGGAGGTCCGGAGGATCTGGGACCGAGCTGTACCTCTCTGGGAGCTGCCTGAGCCGGAGGAGGCCCAGCTGGCTCGTGTGATGTTTGGCCTTACCAGAGTGACAGATGACACGCTCAGGCGTTTCAATGTGCGGTATTTGCGGCCGGCTCGCAGCCTTGTCTTCCCTTGGCTCTCCCCTGGAGGTCTGGGATTACGAGGCTTGAAGCTACTAGGCGCTGAAGGCCAGGGAGATGGAGTGCACTACAAGGAAACCACCATTCCCCGGCCTGGGGTCTACCGTAATCTGTTTGGATTACCACTGATCAGTCGTCGAGATGTTGAGGTGGTACTGACGAGTCGTGAGCTGGACAGCCTGGCCTTGAACCAATCCACAGGGCTGCCCACCCTTGCCCTACCCCGAGGAACAGCCTGCTTACCCCCTGCCTTGCTCCCTTACCTCGAACAGTTTCGACGTATTGTGCTCTGGCTAGGAGATGACCTTCGGTCCTGGGAAGCTGCCAAGTTGTTTGCCCGAAAACTGAATCCCAAGCGATGCTCCTTGGTGCGGCCTGGAGACCGGCAGCCCCGGCCCCTGGAGGCCCTGAACCGAGGCTTAAGTCTTTCTCGTATTCTGCGTACCGCCCTGCCCGCCTGGCACAAGTCGATCGTGTCTTTCCGGCAGCTTCGGGAGGAGGTGCTAGGAGAATTGTCCAATGTGGAGCAGGCAGCTGGCATCCGCTGGAACCGCTTCCCAGACCTCAATCGTCTTTTGAAGGGACATCGGAAGGGCGAGCTGACAGTCTTCACAG GGCCAACAGGCAGTGGGAAGACCACATTCATCAGTGAGTATGCCCTGGATTTGTGTACCCAGGGGGTAAACACGCTATGGGGTAGCTTTGAGATCAGCAACGTGAGACTCGCCCGGGTCATGCTGACACAGTTCGCTGTGGGGCGGCTAGAAGAGCAACTGGACAAATACGATGAGTGGGCCGACCGCTTTGAGGACCTGCCTCTCTATTTCATGACTTTCCATGGGCAGCAGAGCATCAG gaCTGTGATAGACACAATGCAACATGCAGTATACGTGTATGACATTTGTCATGTGGTCATCGACAATCTGCAGTTCATGATGGGGCACGAGCCGCTGTCCACAGACAG gattgCAGCTCAAGACTACATCGTCGGGGCCTTTCGAAAGTTTGCAACAGACAATAGCTGCCACGTGACACTGGTCATTCACCCCCGGAAGGAGGATGACGATAAGGAACTGCAGACAGCGTCCATTTTTGGCTCAGCCAAA GCAAGCCAGGAAGCGGACAACGTTCTGATCCTACAGGACAGGAAATTGGTAACTGGTCCAGGGAAACGGTATCTGCAGGTGTCCAAGAACCGCTTTGATGGAGACGTAGGTGTCTTCCCACTTGAATTCAACAAGAGCTCTCTTACCTTCTCCATACCACCAAAGAGCAAGGCTCGGCTCAAGAAGGTCAAGGATGACAATGGGCTAGCGACCAAAAAGCCCTCTTCTGGCAAAAAGGGGGCTGTGCCCCAGAACTCTGAGACTTGCTTGGATCAGGCCCACCAGCCCTGCCACCCAGACCCCTCCAAGCCCTCCAGGTGA
- the LZTS2 gene encoding leucine zipper putative tumor suppressor 2 isoform X1, producing the protein MAIVQTLPVPLEPTPEATTAPQPPAMGSVSSLISGRPCPGGPAPPRHHGPSGPTFFRQQDGLLRGGYEAQEPLCPAVPPRKAVPGTSFTYINEDFRTESPPSPSSDLEDAREQRARNAHLRGPPPKLIPVSGKLEKNMEKILIRPTAFKPVLPKPRGAPSLPSFLGPRAAGLSGSQGSLTQLFGGPASSSSSSSSSAADKPLALSGWASGCPSGTLSDSGRNSLSSLPTYSTGGAEPANGSPGGHLPSHGPGRGALPGPARGAPTGPSHSDSGRSSSSKSTGSLGGRVAGGLLGSGARASPDSGSCGERSPPPPPPPPPPSDEALLHCVLEGKLRDREAELQQLRDSLDESEVTMCQAYEDRQRHWPREREALREDGAAQAQRAQRAQQLLQLQVFQLQQEKRQLQDDFAQLLQEREQLERRCATFEREQRELGPRLEETKWEVCQKSGEISLLKQQLKESQAELVQKGSELVALRVALREARAALRVSEGRARGLQEAARARELELEACSQELQRHRQEAERLREKAGQLDTEAAGLREPPAPPATADPFLLAESDEAKVQRAAAGVGGSLRAQVERLRAELQRERRRGEEQRDSFEGERLAWQAEKEQVIRYQKQLQHNYIQMYRRNRQLEQELQQLSLELEARELADLGLAEPAPCICLEEITATEI; encoded by the exons ATGGCCATTGTGCAGACTCTGCCAGTGCCACTGGAGCCCACTCCTGAGGCCACCACTGCCCCACAACCTCCAGCCATGGGCAGCGTGAGCAGCCTCATCTCAGGCCGGCCCTGCCCTGGGGGGCCAGCTCCTCCCCGCCACCACGGACCCTCTGGGCCCACCTTCTTCCGCCAGCAGGATGGCCTGCTACGGGGTGGCTATGAGGCACAGGAGCCACTGTGCCCAGCTGTGCCCCCTAGGAAGGCCGTCCCTGGTACCAGCTTCACCTACATCAACGAGGACTTCCGGACAGAGTCACCCCCCAGCCCGAGCAGTGACCTTGAGGATGCCCGAGAGCAGCGGGCACGCAATGCCCATCTCCGCGGCCCCCCACCCAAGCTCATCCCTGTCTCTGGAAAGCTGGAGAAG AACATGGAGAAAATCCTGATCCGCCCAACAGCCTTCAAGCCAGTGCTGCCCAAACCTCGAGGGGCACCATCCCTACCTAGCTTCCTGGGTCCTCGGGCCGCCGGACTGTCTGGGAGCCAGGGCAGCCTAACACAGCTGTTTGGGGGCCCTGCctcgtcctcctcttcctcctcctcctcggctGCCGACAAACCCCTGGCACTGAGTGGCTGGGCCAGTGGCTGCCCATCGGGGACACTGTCTGACTCCGGCCGAAATTCACTGTCCAGCCTGCCCACCTACAGCACCGGGGGTGCAGAGCCAGCCAACGGCTCCCCAGGCGGGCACCTGCCCTCCCACGGCCCCGGGCGGGGGGCACTGCCGGGTCCAGCCCGAGGGGCCCCTACTGGGCCCTCCCACTCGGACAGTGGTCGGTCTTCCTCCAGCAAGAGCACAGGCTCCCTGGGAGGCCGTGTGGCTGGGGGGCTCTTGGGCAGCGGTGCCCGGGCCTCCCCTGACAGCGGCTCCTGTGGGGAGCGctctccgcccccgcccccacccccgccacccccttCGGATGAGGCCCTGCTGCACTGTGTCCTGGAAGGAAAGCTCCGAGACCGTGAGGCAGAGCTGCAGCAGCTGCGGGACAGTCTGGACGAGAGTGAGGTGACCATGTGTCAG GCTTACGAGGACCGGCAGCGGCACTGGCCGCGGGAGCGCGAGGCCCTGCGGGAGGACGGTGCAGCCCAGGCACAGCGGGCACAGCGAGCCCAACAGCTGCTGCAGCTGCAGGTATTCCAGCTGCAGCAGGAGAAGCGGCAGCTGCAGGACGACTTTGCACAGCTGCTGCAGGAACGGGAGCAGCTGGAGCGGCGCTGCGCCACCTTCGAGCGGGAGCAGCGGGAGCTCGGGCCGAGGCTCGAGGAGACCAAGTGGGAG GTGTGCCAGAAGTCAGGCGAGATCTCCCTGCTGAAGCAGCAACTGAAGGAGTCTCAGGCGGAGCTGGTGCAGAAAGGCAGCGAGCTGGTGGCACTGCGGGTGGCGCTGCGAGAAGCCCGAGCCGCACTACGGGTCAGTGAGGGCCGGGCGCGGGGCCTGCAGGAGGCGGCCCGGGCTcgggagctggagctggaggccTGTTCCCAGGAGCTGCAGCGGCACCGCCAGGAGGCCGAGCGGCTGCGAGAGAAAGCCGGCCAGTTGGACACCGAGGCCGCCGGACTCCGGGAACCCCCCGCGCCACCTGCCACCGCCGACCCCTTCCTCCTGGCGGAGAGCGACGAGGCCAAGGTGCAGCGGGCAGCGGCCGGGGTCGGGGGCAGCCTGCGGGCCCAGGTGGAGAGGCTGCGGGCAGAGCTGCAGCGGGAGCGGCGGCGGGGCGAGGAGCAGCGGGACAGCTTCGAGGGCGAGCGGCTGGCCTGGCAGGCGGAGAAGGAGCAGGTGATCCGCTACCAGAAGCAGCTGCAGCACAACTACATCCAGATGTACCGGCGCAACCGGCAGCTGGAGCAGGAGCTGcagcagctcagcctggagctggAGGCTCGGGAGCTCGCCGACCTGGGCCTGGCCGAGCCGGCCCCCTGCATCTGCCTGGAGGAGATCACCGCCACCGAAATCTAG
- the MRPL43 gene encoding 39S ribosomal protein L43, mitochondrial, giving the protein MTARGTPSRFLASVLHNGLGRYVQQLQRLSFSLSRDAPSSRGAREFVEREVADFARRNPGVVIYVNSRPCCVPRVVAEYLNGAVREESIHCKSVAEIATLVQKLADQSGLEVIRIRKPFHTDSPSIQGQWHPFTNKPTTLGGLRPREVQDAAPAQVQVP; this is encoded by the exons ATGACGGCGCGCGGGACCCCGAGCCGCTTCCTGGCCAGTGTCCTCCACAACGGTCTGGGTCGCTACGTGCAGCAGCTGCAGCGTCTCAGCTTTAGCCTCAGTCGCGATGCGCCCTCGTCCCGCGGCGCCAG GGAGTTCGTGGAAAGGGAGGTGGCAGACTTCGCCCGACGGAACCCGGGGGTCGTAATATACGTGAACTCGCGGCCGTGCTGTGTGCCCAGAGTAGTGGCCGAGTACC TTAACGGGGCTGTGCGCGAGGAGAGCATCCACTGCAAGTCAGTGGCGGAGATTGCGACGCTGGTGCAGAAACTGGCGGACCAGTCGGGCTTGGAAGTGATCCGCATCCGTAAGCCCTTCCACACGGACAGCCCTAGCATCCAGGGCCAGTGGCACCCCTTCACCAACAAACCGACAACGTTGGGCGGGCTGCGCCCGCGAGAAGTCCAGGATGCTGCCCCAGCCCAGGTGCAAGTGCCATGA